Proteins co-encoded in one Terriglobales bacterium genomic window:
- a CDS encoding glycosyltransferase family 2 protein, whose translation LRPAATFFYNYFLRLGFLDGREGLLLHLYHAGYVSWKYAKAWELNRSRPG comes from the coding sequence TTCTTCGCCCGGCCGCCACCTTCTTCTACAACTACTTCCTTCGGCTGGGATTCCTGGATGGCCGGGAAGGGCTGCTTCTGCACCTCTATCACGCCGGGTATGTCTCGTGGAAATATGCCAAGGCCTGGGAGCTGAACCGGTCGCGCCCGGGCTGA